One window from the genome of Mucilaginibacter ginsenosidivorans encodes:
- a CDS encoding Gfo/Idh/MocA family oxidoreductase gives MEEEKKLNTRREFLKKSAIAAASFTIVPRFVLGKGYIAPSDQLTKGIVGVGGMGKNHIPYGNTRVVAICDVDKGHLDETAKMLNNGAKTFSDYRELITLPEVDIVHVATPPHWHAIIAADAARQGKDIWCEKPMTHTMGEGKRLMEAVQQHGRIFRLNTWFRFSDNFYGMGTTVKPIKKLVESGMLGWPLTVTVGRHTGFDWKFYWVGKTNLPVMPVPAELDYEFWLGPAPFKPYNPHRVHQTFRGYWDYDGGGLSDMGQHYIDPIQYFLGKDDTSPVSVEIDAPQQNFDAVGTWRKITYTYADGCKIILDGEGSVEGVPYIEGPKGKLFPGFKSDIPDLERKLAEFPDPEPQVTDFIEAVKTRKKFALNEQNGYRSCTIVNMGLIALKLGRNLKFDPVKQEFIGDEGANKLIMPPMRGPWTI, from the coding sequence ATGGAAGAAGAAAAAAAACTAAACACCCGGCGCGAGTTCCTCAAAAAATCGGCTATTGCGGCTGCGTCATTCACGATAGTACCCCGCTTTGTATTAGGCAAGGGCTACATAGCGCCAAGCGATCAGCTAACAAAGGGCATTGTAGGTGTTGGCGGTATGGGTAAAAACCATATCCCATATGGCAATACCCGCGTTGTCGCCATTTGCGATGTAGATAAGGGCCACCTGGACGAAACAGCAAAAATGCTGAATAACGGCGCAAAAACCTTTAGCGACTACCGCGAACTGATCACGCTGCCAGAGGTGGATATCGTACATGTGGCCACCCCTCCGCATTGGCACGCCATCATAGCCGCCGATGCTGCAAGGCAGGGCAAAGATATTTGGTGCGAGAAGCCCATGACCCATACAATGGGCGAAGGTAAGCGCCTTATGGAAGCTGTGCAGCAGCATGGGCGTATCTTCAGGCTGAACACCTGGTTCCGCTTTAGCGATAATTTTTATGGGATGGGAACGACGGTAAAACCAATAAAAAAACTGGTGGAAAGCGGCATGCTTGGCTGGCCACTGACCGTAACCGTTGGCCGCCATACCGGGTTCGACTGGAAATTTTACTGGGTGGGCAAGACTAATCTGCCGGTAATGCCTGTTCCGGCTGAGCTTGACTATGAATTCTGGCTGGGGCCCGCTCCTTTCAAACCTTATAATCCTCACCGGGTTCATCAAACCTTCAGGGGCTACTGGGACTACGATGGTGGCGGTTTGAGCGATATGGGGCAGCATTACATCGACCCGATACAATACTTTTTGGGCAAGGACGATACCAGCCCGGTTTCGGTGGAAATTGACGCGCCGCAGCAAAACTTCGACGCTGTGGGCACCTGGCGCAAGATCACCTATACCTATGCCGACGGCTGTAAGATCATCCTCGATGGGGAAGGCTCGGTTGAGGGTGTGCCTTACATTGAAGGGCCGAAAGGCAAGCTGTTCCCGGGTTTCAAATCAGACATACCCGACCTGGAAAGGAAACTGGCTGAGTTCCCCGACCCGGAACCGCAGGTGACCGACTTTATCGAGGCAGTAAAGACTCGCAAGAAATTCGCGCTGAACGAGCAGAACGGCTACCGCTCCTGCACCATCGTCAATATGGGATTGATCGCCCTGAAATTGGGGCGCAATTTGAAGTTCGACCCGGTGAAACAGGAATTCATCGGCGATGAAGGCGCTAATAAACTGATAATGCCGCCAATGCGCGGTCCGTGGACCATTTAA
- a CDS encoding 3-keto-disaccharide hydrolase translates to MKNLIKFSAISVLVIATMAFTIQAVKRAPQKGQWVSLFDGKTLKGWHGYNKTGIVKNWDIEDGALVCLGAAKDASGGDIVTDKKFANFELKWEWKVNKGSNSGVMYHVQEGPKWHAPYETGPEYQIIDDVNFPEKLEDWQKAGADYAMHTANDQKTLKPVGEWNTSRIVFNHGHVEHWLNGKKIVEFTAWDADWNKKRAEGKWKDYPDYGKAKTGEIALQDHGDKAFYRHIMIKEL, encoded by the coding sequence ATGAAAAATCTAATTAAATTCTCAGCAATATCGGTACTGGTAATTGCCACCATGGCTTTTACCATACAGGCGGTAAAGCGTGCTCCGCAAAAAGGCCAATGGGTCAGTTTGTTCGACGGCAAAACGCTGAAAGGCTGGCACGGTTATAACAAAACCGGAATCGTAAAAAATTGGGATATCGAGGACGGCGCGCTGGTTTGCCTGGGTGCCGCGAAAGATGCCTCGGGAGGCGATATTGTGACGGATAAGAAGTTTGCCAATTTTGAATTGAAGTGGGAATGGAAAGTGAACAAAGGCAGTAACAGCGGTGTGATGTATCACGTGCAGGAAGGCCCTAAATGGCACGCGCCTTATGAAACAGGCCCGGAGTACCAGATCATTGACGATGTCAACTTCCCTGAGAAACTGGAAGACTGGCAGAAAGCCGGTGCCGATTATGCCATGCATACCGCCAATGATCAAAAGACCCTGAAACCTGTTGGTGAATGGAACACGAGCAGGATCGTCTTTAATCACGGCCACGTGGAGCATTGGCTGAATGGCAAAAAGATCGTTGAGTTTACCGCCTGGGATGCCGATTGGAACAAAAAACGAGCCGAAGGCAAATGGAAAGATTACCCGGATTATGGCAAGGCCAAAACAGGTGAGATCGCATTGCAGGACCATGGCGATAAGGCTTTTTATAGGCATATTATGATAAAGGAATTGTAA
- a CDS encoding DUF5916 domain-containing protein: MKQYYPAQAIKLILIIFCCIAGDRAFAQKANANYRYHIKRAGSPITIDGVMDEPAWQNADSAANFHMVLPMDTSMAKVKTVVRMTYDQNNLYIIVINYKLLRGPYMVESMKRDWAFQKNDNFIFFIDPFDARTDGFTFGANAAGGQWDGTLYAGGSADLNWDQKWYSAVKNYPDKWVFEASIPFKSIRYKKGIKEWGINFSRNDLKTTEKSSWAPVPRQFPTAALAFTGTLVWDEDPPTSSSNISIIPYALAGVSKDYQTGNSASFKREFGGDAKISLTPSLNLDLTVHPDFSQVDVDQQVVNLDRYELFFPEKRQFFLESGDLFYNFGYSDIRPFFSRRIGLNQPIDFGARLTGQLNKNWRIGAMDIQTGNSTDNNIEAANYGVITLQRRVLDRSNIGLMFINKDITGSLPGVNAANNSTIGAEFNLASRNNVWTGKAMALKSFTADKNGHDWVLADHIQYFSRHWQLYLQEEYVGKNYTAAVGYVPRVGYVKISPLLLRNFFPKKGPILSHGIQFTSNYFFNENFKRTDNESALSYIITLRNRSTLTVSGINDYVALQQKFDPTNTHRDSLAIGSQHRYNSLDILLVSKPQSVFTYQVEALTGGYYDNGHRLTLSGTIGYRIQPYVNIALNGNYTDLRLPQPYGDTRFTLVGPKVDVTFTNNLYFTTYVQYNDQQKNLNVNTRFQWRYAPASDIFIVYSENSMPSPYTPKTRQLVIKWTYWWNI, translated from the coding sequence TTGAAACAATATTACCCGGCGCAGGCCATAAAACTGATCCTGATTATTTTTTGCTGCATCGCAGGCGACCGGGCGTTCGCTCAAAAAGCCAACGCTAATTACCGCTACCACATCAAGAGGGCAGGCTCGCCCATAACTATCGACGGTGTGATGGATGAGCCGGCGTGGCAGAACGCCGACTCGGCAGCTAACTTTCACATGGTGCTGCCTATGGATACCAGCATGGCCAAAGTAAAAACGGTGGTGCGTATGACCTACGACCAAAATAACCTGTACATCATCGTCATCAATTACAAACTGCTGCGCGGGCCATATATGGTGGAATCGATGAAGCGCGATTGGGCCTTTCAGAAAAATGATAATTTTATCTTCTTTATCGACCCCTTCGACGCGCGAACCGATGGCTTTACTTTCGGCGCCAACGCAGCAGGCGGGCAATGGGATGGCACCTTGTACGCAGGCGGCAGCGCCGATCTTAACTGGGATCAAAAGTGGTATTCGGCGGTAAAGAATTACCCGGACAAATGGGTTTTCGAAGCTTCGATCCCGTTCAAAAGCATCCGGTATAAAAAGGGCATCAAAGAATGGGGCATCAACTTTAGCCGGAATGACCTGAAGACCACCGAAAAATCGTCATGGGCGCCTGTGCCGAGGCAATTTCCGACAGCAGCCTTGGCCTTTACCGGAACATTGGTTTGGGACGAGGACCCACCGACATCGAGCAGTAACATATCCATTATCCCCTATGCCCTTGCGGGTGTTTCAAAAGACTACCAGACGGGAAACTCAGCATCTTTCAAAAGAGAATTTGGGGGTGATGCGAAAATTTCGCTGACACCATCACTCAACCTCGACCTGACGGTGCACCCCGATTTCTCGCAGGTGGATGTTGACCAGCAGGTAGTGAACCTGGACCGGTACGAATTGTTCTTCCCCGAAAAAAGGCAATTCTTCCTGGAGAGCGGCGACCTTTTTTACAACTTTGGTTATTCAGATATCCGCCCGTTCTTTTCAAGGCGTATCGGGCTTAACCAGCCTATCGATTTTGGTGCAAGACTGACGGGCCAATTAAACAAGAATTGGCGCATCGGCGCTATGGATATCCAGACTGGTAACTCGACCGATAACAATATTGAAGCTGCGAACTATGGCGTGATCACCCTGCAACGGCGTGTGCTCGACCGATCGAATATTGGTTTAATGTTCATCAATAAAGACATAACCGGGTCGCTGCCCGGTGTTAACGCCGCTAATAACAGCACCATAGGCGCCGAGTTTAACCTGGCATCGCGCAACAATGTGTGGACGGGCAAAGCTATGGCCTTGAAATCATTTACCGCGGATAAAAATGGACACGACTGGGTTCTGGCTGATCATATCCAATATTTTAGCAGGCACTGGCAGTTGTATTTGCAGGAAGAGTATGTAGGGAAGAATTATACAGCAGCCGTTGGTTACGTACCCCGGGTGGGTTACGTAAAGATCAGTCCGCTGTTATTGCGAAATTTCTTTCCTAAAAAAGGCCCTATACTTAGTCATGGTATCCAGTTTACCTCCAATTACTTTTTTAACGAAAATTTCAAACGGACGGATAATGAGAGCGCCCTCTCCTACATCATCACACTTCGCAACAGAAGTACATTGACCGTGTCGGGCATTAATGATTATGTAGCACTTCAGCAGAAGTTCGACCCTACCAATACACACAGGGATAGCCTTGCAATTGGCAGCCAGCACCGCTATAACTCATTGGATATTTTACTGGTGTCGAAACCGCAAAGCGTATTTACCTACCAGGTAGAGGCGTTAACCGGGGGCTATTATGATAACGGGCACCGGCTAACGTTAAGCGGCACCATTGGCTACCGCATACAGCCTTATGTCAATATCGCTTTGAATGGCAACTATACCGATCTGCGCCTGCCGCAGCCCTATGGCGATACCAGGTTCACACTCGTTGGGCCCAAAGTGGATGTGACGTTTACTAATAATTTGTATTTCACTACCTATGTTCAGTATAACGATCAGCAGAAGAACCTGAACGTTAATACCCGTTTCCAATGGCGTTATGCACCGGCCTCGGATATATTTATTGTATATAGCGAGAATTCGATGCCATCGCCTTATACTCCAAAGACAAGGCAATTGGTGATCAAGTGGACCTATTGGTGGAATATTTAA
- a CDS encoding DUF5686 family protein produces the protein MRKYLLLLFTCICSLSVSAQKAFMLTGRITGVNGKPLSFAAVYIKNSTYGTNANEQGSYELKLTTGEYDVVYRFVGYKELTEHITIADANAQHDVQMTDEQYAMRRFGRIKGQPVDSAVGIIRQVIARRQYFINQVNSYSCAAYVKGVQKLISAPKMLMSPNVSNALSVDSTGKGILYQTESISNFAFKQPDNFKEVMISSISAGQNAAFSFDKASDLSANFYKDIFTIRGLSSRGFISPFAGDAPEYYNYNLVGSKVENGLIVHKIQVSPKHKYSRVFTGYVYVVDGDWRIYSVDLMLTGSKNALNLVDTLQISQEYVPIRDSVWEPLSVQYNFNGNVLGFKFEGYYLGIYNNYKLNPGFADNYFNGERMRVDSSADNHNLAAWQELRPVPLTAQENKDYANKAEIAAMNQALEQAGVIEKSGNHFNVLPYIPFGYKLSFKHHRDSIYVDPFLQTVFYNTVEGGGINLQGTFVHHIDTLRTYSITPNLRYGFTDKTLYANIRGEYNYDPLHRGKFFAGFGKNILDLNNVGTRSVYFNTLSTLLSARNYVKYYSSEYLNFGFQRNLNDNLLLKADLSFANRTQLYNNTLYTFKHTVDSHLTSNNPLMAEAPAYERSELFPQNQALTLTSSLTYTFDQQYITRPTGREFLPSKYPQITLTYRQGIKGLFGSDVNYNFASLSVYHEHLDNGLWGFSAFKIEAGDFFKHSSVYFMDYNHFKGNQGTTIDPTPGSYHFLPFYTYSTDGPYFEGHFEHNFAGHFFSRVPLLRQLKLDEIAGVNFLTTNDNRNYTEFYVGIQRFIFRLDYGVSFEGSHKFLQGFRIFYGIK, from the coding sequence ATGAGGAAATATCTACTGCTGCTTTTTACCTGTATTTGTTCGCTTTCTGTTTCGGCACAAAAGGCATTTATGCTTACCGGCAGAATAACCGGCGTTAATGGCAAGCCTTTAAGCTTCGCCGCTGTCTATATAAAAAATTCCACTTACGGTACCAATGCCAACGAGCAGGGTAGTTATGAATTAAAATTGACCACGGGTGAATATGATGTAGTATACCGGTTTGTAGGCTACAAGGAATTGACGGAGCATATTACTATTGCCGATGCCAATGCGCAGCATGATGTGCAGATGACGGACGAGCAATACGCTATGCGGCGGTTCGGTCGTATCAAAGGGCAGCCGGTCGATTCGGCGGTGGGTATCATCAGGCAGGTAATAGCAAGGCGCCAGTATTTTATAAACCAGGTCAACTCCTACTCCTGTGCGGCTTATGTAAAGGGTGTACAGAAACTGATCAGCGCCCCGAAAATGCTGATGAGTCCCAACGTAAGTAACGCCCTGAGTGTCGACAGTACAGGCAAAGGCATACTTTATCAAACAGAATCCATTTCCAATTTTGCCTTCAAGCAACCTGATAATTTTAAAGAGGTGATGATATCCTCTATCTCTGCCGGCCAGAATGCTGCCTTCAGTTTCGACAAGGCTTCTGATCTTTCGGCCAATTTTTACAAGGATATTTTCACGATACGCGGCCTTAGCAGCCGGGGTTTTATTTCGCCCTTTGCCGGGGATGCACCCGAATATTACAATTACAATCTTGTAGGCTCCAAAGTGGAGAATGGTCTTATAGTACATAAGATACAGGTTTCGCCAAAACACAAATACAGCCGGGTATTTACCGGCTATGTTTATGTGGTTGACGGCGACTGGCGCATTTACAGCGTCGACCTGATGCTGACCGGCAGCAAGAACGCATTAAACCTGGTGGATACCTTGCAGATAAGCCAGGAATACGTACCGATACGCGACAGTGTATGGGAGCCGTTGTCCGTTCAGTACAACTTTAACGGGAATGTACTGGGCTTTAAATTCGAGGGGTATTACCTGGGCATCTATAACAACTACAAACTAAACCCTGGGTTCGCTGATAATTACTTTAACGGCGAACGGATGCGCGTTGATAGTTCGGCAGATAATCATAATCTTGCTGCCTGGCAAGAGCTGCGACCGGTGCCATTGACGGCGCAGGAAAATAAGGACTATGCTAATAAAGCCGAAATAGCTGCCATGAACCAGGCGCTTGAGCAGGCGGGAGTGATCGAGAAATCGGGAAATCACTTCAATGTTTTACCCTACATTCCTTTTGGCTACAAGTTGTCATTCAAACATCACCGCGATTCGATCTATGTCGATCCTTTCCTGCAAACCGTATTTTATAATACTGTCGAGGGCGGCGGCATCAATCTGCAGGGCACCTTTGTGCACCATATTGATACGTTGCGCACCTACAGCATAACGCCTAACCTGCGGTATGGCTTTACAGACAAAACGCTTTATGCCAATATCCGCGGCGAGTATAATTACGATCCGTTACACAGGGGCAAGTTTTTTGCGGGTTTTGGCAAAAACATACTCGATCTGAACAATGTCGGCACACGTTCGGTGTATTTCAATACCCTGAGTACCCTGCTCAGCGCGCGTAACTATGTGAAATATTATAGTTCGGAGTATCTTAATTTTGGATTCCAGCGCAACCTGAACGATAACTTGCTGTTAAAAGCAGACCTGTCCTTTGCCAACCGCACGCAGTTATATAACAATACGCTTTACACCTTCAAGCACACTGTGGACAGCCACCTTACATCCAACAACCCGCTGATGGCAGAGGCGCCGGCTTATGAACGGTCGGAATTATTCCCGCAAAACCAGGCGTTAACGCTTACTTCGTCACTTACTTACACCTTCGATCAGCAATATATTACCCGCCCAACCGGCAGGGAGTTTTTGCCATCCAAATATCCGCAGATAACGCTTACCTACCGGCAGGGTATAAAGGGGTTGTTTGGTTCTGATGTCAACTATAATTTCGCCTCGCTATCTGTTTATCATGAACACCTGGACAATGGATTATGGGGTTTTTCGGCGTTCAAGATCGAGGCCGGCGATTTCTTTAAACACAGTTCCGTATACTTCATGGACTACAATCATTTTAAAGGTAACCAGGGTACTACTATCGACCCAACACCAGGCAGCTACCACTTCCTGCCTTTCTATACCTATAGTACTGATGGCCCGTATTTTGAAGGGCACTTCGAGCATAATTTTGCCGGTCACTTTTTTAGCCGGGTACCTTTGCTAAGACAACTGAAGCTGGATGAGATAGCGGGCGTAAACTTTTTAACCACCAACGATAACCGCAATTACACCGAGTTTTATGTAGGTATCCAGCGTTTTATATTCCGCCTGGATTATGGCGTGTCATTCGAGGGCAGCCATAAGTTTTTACAGGGATTCAGGATATTCTATGGAATTAAGTAG
- the trhO gene encoding oxygen-dependent tRNA uridine(34) hydroxylase TrhO, producing the protein MAKYNTLLYYCYSAIADAEQFAADHLKFCKSLGLVGRIIVADEGLNGTVSGNSESCKTYMDTLHADERFAAIDFKVDEVDGPSFIKMHVRYKSEIVHSGLRDPKIINPQEKTGKHLEPKDFLAMKDRDDVVVLDVRSNYEHSLGKFKNAITLDIENFRDFPAKINELAQYKDKKILTYCTGGIKCEKASALLLHEGFTDVYQLHGGIIKYGKEAGGQDFEGKCYVFDNRLSVDVNSVNPVVISTCFNCGKHTDKMINCANPECNEHFTQCEECGWQMDGCCSDACKQHPRKREYDGTGYYVKVPQPVNTAKKAKIKLAE; encoded by the coding sequence ATGGCAAAGTACAACACACTACTCTATTATTGCTATTCGGCAATAGCGGATGCGGAGCAATTTGCTGCCGATCATCTGAAATTTTGTAAATCTTTAGGATTGGTCGGGCGTATTATCGTGGCCGACGAAGGCTTGAACGGCACGGTTTCAGGTAATTCAGAATCCTGCAAAACATACATGGACACCCTGCACGCCGACGAGCGTTTCGCGGCTATTGACTTTAAAGTTGACGAAGTAGACGGACCATCGTTCATCAAAATGCATGTGAGGTATAAGTCGGAGATCGTCCATTCCGGCCTGCGCGACCCGAAGATCATCAACCCGCAGGAAAAAACAGGCAAGCACCTTGAGCCAAAGGATTTTTTGGCGATGAAGGACCGCGACGACGTGGTGGTATTGGATGTGCGCTCGAACTACGAGCATTCGCTCGGCAAATTCAAAAACGCCATTACGCTGGATATCGAGAATTTTCGCGACTTCCCTGCTAAAATAAATGAGCTGGCTCAATACAAGGACAAAAAGATATTAACCTATTGCACCGGCGGCATCAAGTGCGAAAAAGCCTCGGCGCTGTTGCTGCACGAAGGATTTACCGACGTCTATCAATTGCATGGCGGCATCATCAAATACGGCAAGGAAGCAGGCGGGCAGGATTTTGAGGGTAAGTGTTACGTATTCGATAATCGCCTTTCGGTTGATGTGAACAGCGTGAACCCGGTTGTTATTTCAACCTGTTTCAACTGCGGCAAACATACCGATAAGATGATCAATTGTGCCAATCCTGAATGCAACGAGCACTTTACGCAATGCGAAGAGTGCGGCTGGCAAATGGACGGCTGCTGCAGCGACGCCTGCAAACAACATCCCCGCAAACGCGAATATGACGGCACGGGATATTATGTGAAGGTGCCGCAACCGGTGAATACAGCTAAGAAAGCTAAGATAAAGCTGGCTGAATAA